In one Neobacillus sp. WH10 genomic region, the following are encoded:
- a CDS encoding toxic anion resistance protein — protein MNENNPIQKSGDLLDDILANPFGDQVELAKNPDPQTNEAKPVKLIDVIPEENRAKAYQLAEQIDPTNHQAMILYGTQAQGKLLSFSHAMLEHVQKKDVGEIGEIISDLMKRLDEVNPDELKDGKPSLFARMFGKISGSLQEVLSKYQKTGAQIDRISVKLDRSKNVLLSDIKLLEQLYETNKEYFHALNIYIAAGEIKLDEIQTKTIPQLKKAAKAANDQMKFQEVNDMIQFADRLDKRLHDLKLSREITIQSAPQIRLIQNTNQALVEKIQSSIMTAIPLWKNQVAIALTLIRQRHAVEAQKQVSKTTNELLLKNAEMLKTNTIETAKENERGLVDIETLKKTQESLITTLEETMRIQEEGRHKRRLAEQELANMENDLRLKLLEIKGK, from the coding sequence ATGAATGAAAACAACCCAATCCAGAAATCTGGAGATTTATTAGATGATATCCTTGCCAATCCGTTTGGCGATCAGGTTGAACTTGCCAAAAATCCGGATCCGCAAACAAATGAAGCGAAGCCGGTCAAATTAATTGATGTAATCCCGGAAGAAAACCGGGCAAAGGCCTATCAGCTTGCTGAACAAATTGACCCGACCAACCACCAAGCTATGATTTTATACGGTACCCAAGCCCAAGGAAAACTGTTATCCTTCTCGCATGCGATGCTCGAGCATGTACAGAAAAAGGACGTTGGCGAAATAGGGGAAATCATCAGCGATTTAATGAAAAGGCTTGATGAGGTAAATCCGGATGAACTAAAGGATGGGAAGCCATCCTTGTTTGCACGTATGTTTGGAAAAATTTCAGGCTCGCTCCAAGAAGTGCTTTCCAAATACCAAAAAACAGGGGCGCAAATTGACCGAATCAGTGTGAAACTTGATCGTAGTAAAAATGTCCTTTTGTCCGATATAAAATTGCTCGAACAGCTTTATGAAACGAATAAAGAATATTTCCATGCACTTAATATTTATATTGCTGCCGGTGAAATTAAGTTAGATGAAATACAGACAAAGACCATCCCGCAGTTGAAAAAAGCAGCTAAGGCAGCAAATGACCAAATGAAGTTTCAAGAGGTCAATGATATGATTCAGTTTGCTGACCGTTTAGACAAGCGTCTGCATGATTTGAAATTAAGCCGTGAAATCACAATTCAAAGTGCACCGCAAATTCGGTTGATTCAAAACACGAACCAGGCGCTTGTAGAAAAAATCCAATCGTCGATTATGACGGCAATTCCATTATGGAAAAATCAAGTGGCGATTGCGTTGACACTCATTCGCCAGCGTCATGCAGTTGAAGCACAGAAGCAGGTTTCAAAAACAACCAATGAGCTGTTATTGAAAAATGCAGAAATGCTGAAAACAAATACGATTGAAACGGCAAAAGAAAACGAGCGCGGTCTTGTTGATATTGAAACATTAAAGAAAACCCAGGAAAGCTTAATCACCACACTCGAAGAAACTATGAGGATCCAAGAAGAGGGCCGCCACAAGCGCCGCCTAGCTGAACAAGAACTCGCCAACATGGAAAATGACCTACGATTAAAACTGTTAGAAATAAAAGGGAAGTAA
- a CDS encoding M15 family metallopeptidase produces MTKYRYIILSLIVLSLALAGFSGKKHFEQTNEKKGIQSQVSANKSSADTKSAKHQQNSTSIQVVSNPDEVPVLVNKYNKLPDDYTPSDLIYPNIPFTFKKKIEKREMREIAAAAIEDLFAGAKQDGVNLLGVSAYRSHAVQTSLFNNYVKKDGYEAAITYSAVPGTSEHETGLAIDVTGGNGKCAAEDCFKGTPEAEWLQNHAAEYGFIIRYPKGKEDITGYQYEPWHLRYVGKTIAKDIMSRGITLEEYYNATPVNK; encoded by the coding sequence ATGACAAAATATCGATACATTATTCTAAGTCTTATCGTTCTTTCGCTTGCTTTAGCAGGCTTCTCGGGAAAAAAGCATTTTGAACAAACCAATGAAAAAAAGGGCATTCAGTCGCAAGTCTCTGCTAACAAGTCATCAGCTGACACGAAAAGTGCCAAACACCAACAAAATAGTACAAGCATTCAAGTCGTTTCTAACCCTGATGAAGTTCCAGTTCTTGTAAACAAGTATAATAAACTGCCCGATGATTACACGCCAAGTGATTTGATTTATCCAAACATACCTTTTACATTTAAAAAGAAAATTGAAAAACGGGAAATGCGCGAAATAGCAGCAGCCGCAATCGAAGATTTATTTGCTGGCGCCAAACAAGATGGTGTGAATTTACTTGGTGTTTCAGCCTACAGATCTCATGCAGTCCAAACTTCTTTGTTTAATAACTATGTAAAAAAAGATGGATATGAAGCAGCAATAACTTATAGTGCTGTTCCTGGCACGAGTGAACATGAGACAGGTCTTGCCATTGATGTGACCGGCGGAAACGGAAAATGCGCAGCAGAGGACTGCTTCAAAGGAACGCCTGAGGCGGAGTGGCTCCAGAATCATGCAGCTGAATACGGCTTTATCATCCGCTATCCAAAGGGAAAAGAGGACATCACCGGCTACCAATATGAACCCTGGCATCTTCGCTACGTCGGAAAAACTATTGCCAAAGATATCATGAGCCGAGGCATCACCCTCGAAGAATACTACAATGCAACACCAGTCAATAAATAA